CCAGTTACAGAAAAATACACTGGTGTACGATCTGCTCATTGAGAACGGCAGATGTTACGGTGTCAAAGCGACGGTCAATTATGAACCCACGACCATTTACGCGGATGATGTGATCATCGCCTCAGGCGGTGTCGGGTCACTCTATGCCTACAATACCAACTCCAGGACCGTCTCAGCCGATATTCACGGTATCTGCGTTGAAAAAGGGATCGAACTGAGCGATATGGAATTCATGCAGTTCCACCCGACGGTTTTTGTCGATACCCCTTATGCAAGAAAGCTTTTGTTGACCGAAGCGCTTAGAGGCGAAGGGGCTCATGTGGTCGATGAGGATGGCGAACGTTTCCTCTTTGAGTATGACGAACGCGGTGAACTGGCCAGCCGGGATATCGTGGCGCGTGGCATTTTCAAACACAAACGCAATACGGGTAAGCAGGCCTATCTTGACTTCTCAATGTTTGAGGAGAAGTGGTTCGAACAACGCTTTCCGAACATTACCCGTACCTTTGCGGCGCTGGGGTACCATTTCCCCAAGGATAGGGTACCAATATCTCCCGCATTCCACTATGCCAATGGAGGGATAAAGTGTGATGTGAACGGCTGTATTCCCGGTATGGAAGGCCTCTATGTCATCGGAGAAGCAGCATGTACCGGTGTGCATGGTGCGAACCGTCTTGCCTCGAATTCTCTGCTTGAAGGAGTGGTCTTTGCCAAGCGTGCTGTTGATCATCTTCTAGACAGGGGACATCAGCAGATCAAAACACCTGAATTTGAGAAAGATTACGGTAATATTCTGCACAAAGAAAACGATAAATCCTATAAACAGAGACTGCGTCAGGTGATGTGGGAGGATATAGGGATTATCAGGACGACCAAAGGGCTTCATGAAGCGAAAAACCTGATCTATGATATGAAAAACCATGAGATCGGGCGGTTGCTTCAGCTGCGTCTCAATACGGCTTCGGCGATCGTTGAGGCGGCATTGGCACGCACAGAATCCCTGGGATCACACTATATGGAAGCAGATTAGCTTTCAAGGTATGTATAGTAATATATTACATTTAGGAGAAGAAATGACAGAAGCGGCAGCGGCGGCGGGAACAGCAGCACAACATTTGGACCTGACAACAACATGGGTGGGGATACTTTCACTTATTATCTTTGTAGTGGGATATTATTTCATCGCAGCGGAAGACAAATACCATATTAACAAAGCGAAACCTGCCTTGTTTGCGGGTACCGGTATTTTTATGTTGATCGGTGTCTATTTTGCGATGAACGGACTGGATGGGCACCATCTTGAGAAAGAAGTGGAAGCACTGATCTATGAGATTGCAGGTATCTTCTTCTTCCTGATGGTGGCAATGACCTATATTGAAGCGATGATCGACCGTGGTGTCTTCTCCGCGCTTCGATACAACCTGGTCTCAAAAGGATACACCTATAAAAGGCTTTTTTGGGTGACCGGTTTGCTTGCTTTTTTCATTTCCCCTGTGGCGGACAACCTTACGACTGCACTGATCCTATCTACAGTACTGATCACGATCGATAAGGAGAACAGATCTTTCCTTGTGCCGGGTGCTATTAATATCGTTGTTGCAGCCAATGCCGGAGGAGCCTGGTCGCCGTTTGGAGATATTACGACACTGATGGTATGGGTAGATGGGAAAGGTGCCTTCTCCGAGTTCCTTTTCCTTTTCCCCGCGTCGATCCTGGGCTGGTATGTGACCGCTTTCCTCCTGAGCCGTTTCGTTCCGGACGGACAGCCTCCTTTCAATGCGAGTGAAGAAAAAGCTGTCATCCTGGAAGGCGGTAAGCAGATCATCGGACTGTTTGCTCTGACAATCGTTCTTGCAGTGCTCTCTCATCAGCTGTTGCATTTGCCTGCGATGTGGGGTATGATGTTTGGTCTTGCTCTTTTAAAGATGTATGTTTACTATATTAACCAGAATGCCGGGCCGACCCAGCTGAATGCCTTCTCATGGATCGCAAAGATCGAGAATGATACGCTGCTTTTCTTCTTCGGTATCCTTGCCGCGGTTGGCGGACTGCATTTCCTGGGATACCTTGAGTACTTTACTGCACTTTACGACAAATTCGGTCCGACAGCAGTCAATATAGGTGTCGGTTTCCTCTCCGCCGTTGTCGATAACGTACCGGTCATGTCCGCAGTACTCAAGTCTGATCCGAATATGGGTAAATTCGTACAGGAACAGTGGATGCTGGTTACGCTGACGGCAGGAGTAGGAGGGTCACTGATTTCCTTCGGTTCTGCTGCCGGCGTCGGTGTCATGGGAAAACTGCACGGTATCTATACGTTCTCTGCCCATATGAAATATGCCTGGACGGTACTGGTCGGGTATATTGTTTCCGTAGCCGTATGGTATATGCAGTTCATTGTGCTGCATATCGGATAAATACAGTAAAAATGGAAGTGGAGACTTTAGTCCCACATTCAAAAGGTGAGGCTAAAGCCTTCACCTCCGAACACTTTTTCTATGAATAAGTTTTTAACAGAAGATTTATTCATATAAATAGAAGGATATTATTTATGAAGCAAGTACCTATCTTAGTTTTGGATTTCGGTTCCCAGTATACACAGCTCATTGCCAGAAAACTCAGGGAATCGGGTGTCTACACGGAAGTGGTGCCGTATCGTGAAAGCATTGAGGATATCAAAGCAAGAAAGCCGCAGGGAATCATCCTCTCGGGAGGGCCGGCTTCGGTCTATGCGGAAGATGCTTACAAACCAGATGAGGGCATCTGGGATCTTGGCTTACCTATTCTAGGTATCTGCTACGGTATGCAGTTAATCACTCAGCACTTCGGCGGTTCGGTAATCGCTGCGGATCATCATGAATACGGCAAAGCAAAACTACATATCGAGAATGAGAATTCCCCCATCTTTAAAGATGTGGCACAGGATTCTATCGTATGGATGAGTCATGGCGACAGGGCAGAGAGACTGCCTGAAGGTTTTGAAGTTGTGGGTACGAGTGAGAACTCTCCCTATGCAGCTATTGCCAATGAATCAAAACATATCTATGCCTTCCAGTTCCACCCTGAGGTACACCACTCTGTAGAGGGTACACATATGTTGAAGAACTTTGCCAAATATATTTGCGGATGCGAAAGCACCTGGAACATGGGCTCTTTTGCCAAAGAAAAGATCGCACAGATCAGAGCACAGGTCGGTGAGAAGAAAGTACTCTGTGGCGTTTCCGGCGGTGTAGATTCATCCGTAGTGGCTGCCATGCTGCATGAGGCACTGCCCAAAGAACAGCTGATCTGCGTATTTGTCGACCAGGGGCTGTTGCGTAAAGATGAAGCAGAACAGGTTCAGGATATGTTCAAGCTTCTTGACATCCCCCTTATTACCATCGATGCAAAAAAAGAGTTCATGGAAGCACTTGCCGGTGTAACCGACCCGGAACAGAAACGTAAAGCGATCGGCGAGAAGTTCATTGAAGTCTTTGACAAGGAAGCGGGTAAACATACCGATGTCTCCTTCCTTGCACAAGGTACGCTTTACACGGATGTAATTGAATCGGTCTCCGTCAAAGGGCCTTCCAAAACAATCAAGTCCCACCACAACGTAGGAGGATTACCTGACTGGATGACCTTTGAACTGGTCGAACCGCTTCGTGAGATATTTAAGGATGAAGTACGTAAGCTTGGGCTTGAACTCGGTCTCCCCAAACATATGATCGGCCGTCACCCTTTCCCCGGACCCGGACTGGCAATACGCGTCATGGGAGAGGTGAATGAAGAGGCGCTCAGACTACTGCGTGAATCAGATGCCATTATGCAGGAAGAACTCAGATCGACCGGTTATTACGATAAGGTCTGGCAGGCGTTCACCGTACTGCTTAATGTACAGTCTGTCGGTGTCATGGGAGACAATAGAACCTACGACAATACTGTCTGTGTACGTATGGTAGAATCGGTGGATGGTATGACCGCGACCTTTGCGCATATCCCTCATGATGTGCTTGAAGGGATCAGCAGACGGATCATCAATGAGATCGACGGGATCAACAGGGTGGTGTATGATATATCTTCCAAGCCCCCAGCCACAATAGAATGGGAATAACTTGCTCCTTATTTTGCATCATCTTTGGATGATGTGGCTCAGTCACTTACTTTATAGTAAGCTCTTTCGCATAAACTTCCAAACCTGATACAAACTAAGGGCAAACAAGCACAGAACCAAACCTATCAAAGTAATAATGAAAAACAGGCTAAAGTTGTTATCTTAAGTTAATATATATGAAAAACTTGCTCTTTCATACTTAATATTAAAACCTATTTTATTGAGTTTAGATATATAAACACGCAGTGTACCATCACTGGAACTTTCCAGGTAATCTAAAATATCTTCTTTTAATAAAGGAGTGCCTATTTGAGATAGAAAATACCCTATAAGCTTTGCTTCGTTTGGAGAGAGTTTTATTTTTGTATTTTTTTTATATAACTGTTTAGACTCTAAATGAAAGTATAAATCTTTGTAAACCACAACCTTTTTTTTGCTATTGTAAAGTTTTTTAAATTGGTACTCTATCCGTATTTTTAATTCTTGAAAATTTATTGGTTTAATGATGTAGTCATCTGCAATTTCAAATGCATTTTTAAGATGATGAATATCATAATATTCATCTATAAAAAGTGTAGGTGTTGTATCTCCTGTCTTTTTCAGTTCCTTGCAAATATCGTAATAGTAATAGTTCAGTACATAAATGTTATATTTGTTTTTGTAAGTTGCATTGTAAAAGTCTTCTATATCATAGGCAATATCAACTTGATAGGAAATAAGTTCGTTACTGATGAGTGGAGTCAAATCTAAGTCAGCAAGTAAGATTCTATACATAGTTACTTGGTGCTTCTAGCAATAATATTGTTAGGATCTAGAAGGAGAATATTTTGATATACTTTTTTATAATCTTTATTGTGTGCAGCTTTATAGCTTATTAACAGTTGTTCTAAAAAGAGTATATCTGTAGGATAGAGTTGTAACATTTTTTTACTTACTTCACTCGCGATTGTGTACTTTTGTTGTGCATTTAATGCTTTTGCCATATAGAGATTTGCATAGTAGTTATAATAATCTTTTTTTAAAAGTTCTGTGGCAACATTTTGTGCATCTTCAAAAGAGTATGTTGCCAAATAGATACGAATTAATCCAAGTTTTGGTTCAAGTGCCTGTGTATTTAAAAGTGCTGCTTTTTTATAATATTTAGTAGCGTTCTCATACTTTTTTTGTAAGTAGAATAACCACCCTAAACGTAAATTCAGTAAGTAGTTATTAGGATACTTTTTAGATAAAGGGGCCAAAGTTTTTACAGCCTCTTTATATTTAGCTATCTGCTCATAACTATAAGATTTAAAATAAGCATTTTTGATCTTTTCAAATGTCCCACTTGAAAATAATAATGAGCTTGTTAATAAAAGTAGAAGCACCTTTTCCATTATTAGAAACTATAACTCATGGAGATAAGAGCAATAGTATTACTTCCTTCAGGCAGTAATGCTAAATTTGCTGCATCATACTCTTCATAGTCATTTTTGATATAACTAACGTTTACCTCCAATTTTGGTGTAAAGTAGTACCCCAGTTTCACAGAGTAGGCGTTTTTGAGTAAGTCCTTTGTATTATATACGGTAAAACCGGCATCTTTTACACCACTTCTCATTTTACCAGCATTGAATTTTAAAGTTGCATAAAATTTTTTATATCCTAAAGTATCGGAGATTTCATAGGACCAATAGCTTGAATCTTGATAATCATAGGCATGAATAAAGTTTGCAATGAGCGTGACTGTATTTCTTGTATTGAGGTTTATTGCTTTTGAATAGGTGAGTTTGGGACTTAGCTGCAATAGGCTAACATTTGTTGTCTTGATTAATGAAGTATCGGTATATGCATCGGTATAGTATGAGTAATATGCATCTATACCATAAGTGAGTTTGTTATAATCTAGCCATTTGTATCCTTCCACACCGATAATTGCTATATATCCATCACCTAAGTCTTTAATAGCTCCTTGTTCGTTGTTGTTCACATAATGCAACCCTGCATGCCATGCAAAATTTTTATAATATTTGCCATATTTGAGTGTAATATCGTGCTGTTTTAAGTTTGGTACAGTGGTGTTTTTGTACGTAATATCAGTATAACCATAAGCAAACTCAAAAAGATAATTCAAATTACCCACACTTGTATAGAAACCTGCAAATTTGGCATTATCTTTAAGTGATTTTGCGTTATTTGAATCATAATTGACTGTACCTACATAAGGTATTACTGTTTTTACATCTGCCATAACTGCGCTTATACCAAGCAAACCTGTTAAAATTATTTTTTTCATTCATTGTCCTTTAACTAATTTTAATTCAACATCATTGTATTTGATGTTTGTGTGACCTTTATGGGTAATATCTAAATGTATCTTTCCATAAGTTGAAACAATTGTTTTTGAGTTAAAAAAGTACTCACATTCTAGCTTATAAACATCTTTTTTAATGGTTGCAGTCAATTCTATCAAGATTTGACTGAATTTACTTTTGATCAAGTAAACCGGAAGATAGTCAATATATTTGATACCGTGTGTTTGTATAAAAGGTGTACGCGGTGCCAAGATAAACAGCCATTTTAAGTGTGATTCACCTCCTTCATATTTATAAAAATAAAATGCATTGGAATCATTATAAAAATAGAGTTTGTTGTGAGTGTCATCTTGTAAATAAAATGAACCATATTCATCCATTTTAACAATAAAACTTACTGTTCCTGTTTTATCCCCCTTATAGAAAACATCATATGTAAAGGTATCATCCAAAATGTACAAAAAACGGGAGCTTATACTTTTGTCTATCAGGACAGAATGAATGCATTCCTCGGGTTGGGGCAGGGTATTGAAGAGCAATCTATCGTCTTTTAAAAATTCATTGAAGGTAAATCTTTGCGTAAATCCTCCAATAATTCCCACAGATTGTACTTGAATATGTATATGAGGCTCTGGGGAATAACCACTGTTGCCACACTTGGCAATGATAGTATTTACCTGGACATAGCTACCTACTTCCACTGAAACGGAATACTGCATTAAGTGGCTAATTTCAACATAAAAACCCAAATCGCTTTTTATAATAATATAATTACCCCAATTGTTTATTCTGTCTACTGCGCCTATCGTGTTATCAGGCAAGTCCTGTTTGATATCGACAACATAGCCATTCACCGGTGACAAAATTGATTCTCCGAATGCATAGTAATCATGGATATTTAGACCTTCGTTTTTATAACTCTTCCCCTCTTTTGTTTTGACAAAATCGTAAGCATATTTGTACTTTCCTTTATGTGTCCAGTTACCGTCAAAAGCTTGATAGACCTTCCATTCTCCAGAAAATGGCAGAGATATTTTGGGCTCAAGTTCTCCAAAACGAAAAATTTTACTCAGATAATTGGAAAGAGATTCTTCCGGTGTTGCTTTTATCTCTGTATTAAACTCTTTATAGTAGATCAAAGAGAGCATAAAAATAAAAACAATAACAGTAATGTTAAAAGGGAGGGTAAAGACAGGAATAGCATAGTAATTAAACAATATACCAATAGCATCGGTTAAAACAACACTCATTGCAAC
This DNA window, taken from Sulfurovum lithotrophicum, encodes the following:
- the nadB gene encoding L-aspartate oxidase; the encoded protein is MQKYDVLIIGAGIAGLYAAMQLPKSKKVLVVCKDIPWECNTFYAQGGMATALNEEDVPLHVSDTMAAGAYHNVKEAVEILSRTSLETTPDIIAKGMEFDRAEDGHILYTKEAAHSVPRIIHAGGDATGRYMHYFMMVQNRHQLQKNTLVYDLLIENGRCYGVKATVNYEPTTIYADDVIIASGGVGSLYAYNTNSRTVSADIHGICVEKGIELSDMEFMQFHPTVFVDTPYARKLLLTEALRGEGAHVVDEDGERFLFEYDERGELASRDIVARGIFKHKRNTGKQAYLDFSMFEEKWFEQRFPNITRTFAALGYHFPKDRVPISPAFHYANGGIKCDVNGCIPGMEGLYVIGEAACTGVHGANRLASNSLLEGVVFAKRAVDHLLDRGHQQIKTPEFEKDYGNILHKENDKSYKQRLRQVMWEDIGIIRTTKGLHEAKNLIYDMKNHEIGRLLQLRLNTASAIVEAALARTESLGSHYMEAD
- the nhaD gene encoding sodium:proton antiporter NhaD, which encodes MTEAAAAAGTAAQHLDLTTTWVGILSLIIFVVGYYFIAAEDKYHINKAKPALFAGTGIFMLIGVYFAMNGLDGHHLEKEVEALIYEIAGIFFFLMVAMTYIEAMIDRGVFSALRYNLVSKGYTYKRLFWVTGLLAFFISPVADNLTTALILSTVLITIDKENRSFLVPGAINIVVAANAGGAWSPFGDITTLMVWVDGKGAFSEFLFLFPASILGWYVTAFLLSRFVPDGQPPFNASEEKAVILEGGKQIIGLFALTIVLAVLSHQLLHLPAMWGMMFGLALLKMYVYYINQNAGPTQLNAFSWIAKIENDTLLFFFGILAAVGGLHFLGYLEYFTALYDKFGPTAVNIGVGFLSAVVDNVPVMSAVLKSDPNMGKFVQEQWMLVTLTAGVGGSLISFGSAAGVGVMGKLHGIYTFSAHMKYAWTVLVGYIVSVAVWYMQFIVLHIG
- the guaA gene encoding glutamine-hydrolyzing GMP synthase translates to MKQVPILVLDFGSQYTQLIARKLRESGVYTEVVPYRESIEDIKARKPQGIILSGGPASVYAEDAYKPDEGIWDLGLPILGICYGMQLITQHFGGSVIAADHHEYGKAKLHIENENSPIFKDVAQDSIVWMSHGDRAERLPEGFEVVGTSENSPYAAIANESKHIYAFQFHPEVHHSVEGTHMLKNFAKYICGCESTWNMGSFAKEKIAQIRAQVGEKKVLCGVSGGVDSSVVAAMLHEALPKEQLICVFVDQGLLRKDEAEQVQDMFKLLDIPLITIDAKKEFMEALAGVTDPEQKRKAIGEKFIEVFDKEAGKHTDVSFLAQGTLYTDVIESVSVKGPSKTIKSHHNVGGLPDWMTFELVEPLREIFKDEVRKLGLELGLPKHMIGRHPFPGPGLAIRVMGEVNEEALRLLRESDAIMQEELRSTGYYDKVWQAFTVLLNVQSVGVMGDNRTYDNTVCVRMVESVDGMTATFAHIPHDVLEGISRRIINEIDGINRVVYDISSKPPATIEWE
- a CDS encoding response regulator transcription factor, which codes for MYRILLADLDLTPLISNELISYQVDIAYDIEDFYNATYKNKYNIYVLNYYYYDICKELKKTGDTTPTLFIDEYYDIHHLKNAFEIADDYIIKPINFQELKIRIEYQFKKLYNSKKKVVVYKDLYFHLESKQLYKKNTKIKLSPNEAKLIGYFLSQIGTPLLKEDILDYLESSSDGTLRVYISKLNKIGFNIKYERASFSYILT
- a CDS encoding tetratricopeptide repeat protein; translation: MEKVLLLLLTSSLLFSSGTFEKIKNAYFKSYSYEQIAKYKEAVKTLAPLSKKYPNNYLLNLRLGWLFYLQKKYENATKYYKKAALLNTQALEPKLGLIRIYLATYSFEDAQNVATELLKKDYYNYYANLYMAKALNAQQKYTIASEVSKKMLQLYPTDILFLEQLLISYKAAHNKDYKKVYQNILLLDPNNIIARSTK
- a CDS encoding urea transporter, with protein sequence MENYKSLFYSALKPYSALLFLNNKYAGLALLVITFINPSVAISGLVAVAFAIAFAEYLEFKEAYLAQGFYIYNSLLVGMGIGYIFSPSLMSIALIAIVSSFTFMLSFMLNRLFSLYKIPILSLPFSIVTMFVYLASLKYSGLLSTLVNNSARFDLNFPLAISAFFKSFGTIFFLPSNIAGIAMFALVLYFSRITAIMALVGFYAGVGIHSFLLGSFTQALYDGYAFNYILVGIALCGVFLLPTLKNFILALIGVAMSVVLTDAIGILFNYYAIPVFTLPFNITVIVFIFMLSLIYYKEFNTEIKATPEESLSNYLSKIFRFGELEPKISLPFSGEWKVYQAFDGNWTHKGKYKYAYDFVKTKEGKSYKNEGLNIHDYYAFGESILSPVNGYVVDIKQDLPDNTIGAVDRINNWGNYIIIKSDLGFYVEISHLMQYSVSVEVGSYVQVNTIIAKCGNSGYSPEPHIHIQVQSVGIIGGFTQRFTFNEFLKDDRLLFNTLPQPEECIHSVLIDKSISSRFLYILDDTFTYDVFYKGDKTGTVSFIVKMDEYGSFYLQDDTHNKLYFYNDSNAFYFYKYEGGESHLKWLFILAPRTPFIQTHGIKYIDYLPVYLIKSKFSQILIELTATIKKDVYKLECEYFFNSKTIVSTYGKIHLDITHKGHTNIKYNDVELKLVKGQ